The genomic stretch TTTGGGCAATATAGCAACTTACTTGCACCTTAGAGTCGATATGTGGATGATAAACTTTTTTTTAAATCCCACTGCTGCTGGTTTTTATTCAATCTCAGTGGCACTCGCAGAGAAAATTTGGCTTATTTCTCAGTCAGCAGGAACTGTTCTTTTTCCTCGTATTTCTGCCCAGAAAGATAAAAAAATGTTAAAAAAATTCACTCCTATAGTTTGTAGAAATATTTTATTTATTACGTTTTTAATGTCGTTAGTACTTTTTTTATTTGGCAGATGGCTTATAGTTTTGTTTTATTCGCCTGTGTTTTTAAAATCCGTTTTACCATTTCAAATTTTATTAATAGGAACAGTTTCCATAAGCGGAATGAGAATTTTAACCAATGATTTAGCAGGAAGGGGAAAACCCATAATAAATTCTTATATTGCTTTGGTGTCTGTTATTTTAAATATCGCTTTAAATATACTTTTGATTCCTAAAATCGGTATTATAGGTGCTGCTTGGGCTACTGCAATTTCTTATACATTTGCATTTGTCATTAAGTTTGTTATTTATGCCAGAATTTCTGGAAACAAAATTAGAGATGTAGTCTTTATTAAGAAATCAGATTTTAGATTTTATAAACATTTTTTAATTAAAATAAAAAACAGAAAATTCACTCTCGGTAAAAACTAATTTATGACTTCTTTTTCTAAAAAAAGAATATTAGTAATTTCCGCTTTAGATATTTGGTCAATGGGGCAGAAAAAAGGAGCACCTTCCTTGTTACGTACTATTAAAAATTTTGCTGAACACGGATGGAAAGTTTTTTTCTTGACGGGCAATAAAAAAAAAGACTCTGTTTATGATATACACCCAAATATTAGAATAATACGTTTTAATTCATCCTGGTTAAATATAAATGCTTTTTTTGGAAGATCAATTTGGTGGTTATATTTTCAGATATTAGCTTTTTTTATCGGATATAGAATCTCAAGAAAGGAAAAAATTGATTTTTTTTATGGATATGAAGTTCAGGGGATTCCGGTTTCTAAGGTTTTGTCAAAAATTTTTAAAAAACCAATTATTTCTAGGTTTCAAGGAACTAAATTGTCTGCTCATCTTCAAGAAAAGTTTTGGAAAATTAAATATTGGGATGACGTTTTTGCAATGAAAATACCTGTTGATCTTTTAATTATGGCAAATGACGGAACAATGGGAGATAAAGTATTGAGAAAAATTAATGCGAAAACGAAGAAAGTAAAATTTTGGTTAAATGGCGTGGATAAAAATATATATATTCCTAATTTTGATAAAAATAATTTTAAAAAAGAGCTTAAAATCGAGAAGAATAAAAAAATTTTATTAGCCATTAGCAGATTAGAAAAATGGAAAAGAGTGGATAGAATAATAAAAACAA from Candidatus Paceibacterota bacterium encodes the following:
- a CDS encoding flippase, producing MANSFKKDTLITFGGKTLELFFLLLVSIIIARVLGPEAKGIYSLAVLLPTLLITFTQIGVGPATVFYVGRGQHSLKKIFGAVIFFSILISMVAISIGLIIALFFGEKLFPGVAKEYLLLALFLIPFEIFLTFGIDILLGLQKIKKYNIVRLLQGFIFLFLISAFLLGLHFGIKAALFSQAISFLLASIFLFFQVKKETQGIIFSLDKNLLKDFFSYSFKVYLGNIATYLHLRVDMWMINFFLNPTAAGFYSISVALAEKIWLISQSAGTVLFPRISAQKDKKMLKKFTPIVCRNILFITFLMSLVLFLFGRWLIVLFYSPVFLKSVLPFQILLIGTVSISGMRILTNDLAGRGKPIINSYIALVSVILNIALNILLIPKIGIIGAAWATAISYTFAFVIKFVIYARISGNKIRDVVFIKKSDFRFYKHFLIKIKNRKFTLGKN
- a CDS encoding glycosyltransferase family 4 protein; protein product: MTSFSKKRILVISALDIWSMGQKKGAPSLLRTIKNFAEHGWKVFFLTGNKKKDSVYDIHPNIRIIRFNSSWLNINAFFGRSIWWLYFQILAFFIGYRISRKEKIDFFYGYEVQGIPVSKVLSKIFKKPIISRFQGTKLSAHLQEKFWKIKYWDDVFAMKIPVDLLIMANDGTMGDKVLRKINAKTKKVKFWLNGVDKNIYIPNFDKNNFKKELKIEKNKKILLAISRLEKWKRVDRIIKTMSRVLKAESETELLIIGDGKEKENLEKLVKELKVENGTRFLGALPHDELKKYYNLADIFISTYDISNVGNPLLEALSCGKCIVTLDIGDTDKFIHNEKNGILVKLDKINILPDIIIKLLKDNEKRKRLEENAKEFAKNNLWTWKERMETEFDEVRKL